From a single Brassica napus cultivar Da-Ae chromosome C9, Da-Ae, whole genome shotgun sequence genomic region:
- the LOC106379956 gene encoding auxin response factor 22-like codes for MAGDQIMHAQHEVLAIDETNNYLNGKLWKLCAGPLFDTPEIGEKLVASMNDELCQLKAIFDIPSKICCNVFSINLKVETNTNETYAEVSLLHDISDVEIPTPKNENNIQNINYFTKVLSASDTHTNGGFVLYKRHAIECLPLLVITLATPSQEIIAKDIHGHEWSFKHTLRGENGVSRVGISKAAHQQHNIPTSLISKQSMHHSVVATALNDIRNKCMFVVFYKTRSSQFFVNFDKFVDRVKNKFSIGSKFSMKFEGKDLNEIRYNGTVVGVRDFSTHWKDSEWRSLEVQWDEAATIPRPDKVSPWEIELLTHSSNISKSDDLKHKSQIEVHEFGSKMWAPTLSQGQEFRQSSIQSSMRLSFPTIYNEQMVQAMKETPTTTATTCCRLFGVDLMVPAITKDPVEPIDSYKFFKISKIFEDERVDHVQAKSRTKVQMEGVIERTVDLTIFDGYNQLIDELERLFDIKGELHMHNQWKMFFIYDDGDMMILGDDPWPKFCNMAK; via the exons ATGGCTGGTGATCAAATCATGCATGCACAACATGAAGTTTTAG cTATTGATGAAACCAATAACTATTTGAACGGTAAATTATGGAAGTTATGTGCTGGACCTCTGTTTGATACTCCAGAAATTGGAGAGAAA CTAGTTGCCTCTATGAACGACGAACTTTGTCAACTAAAAGCAATTTTTGATATTCCTTCAAAAATTTGTTGTAATGTATTTAGTATCAACCTTAAG GTAGAGACCAATACTAATGAAACCTATGCAGAAGTTTCTTTGTTGCATGATATATCT GATGTTGAAATCCCTACTCCTAAAAACGAAAACAACATACAAAACATTAACTATTTCACCAAGGTGTTAAGTGCTTCTGATACCCACACAAATGgtggttttgttttgtataaaagACATGCCATTGAATGTCTTCCCCTGTTGGTAATTACCCTGG CTACCCCAAGTCAAGAGATAATTGCTAAAGATATTCATGGTCATGAATGGAGTTTTAAACACACTTTAAGAG GAGAGAATGGGGTATCGCGAGTTGGTATCAGTAAAGCAGCTCATCAGCAACACAACATACCAACATCTTTAATTTCAAAACAGAGTATGCACCACAGTGTGGTTGCTACTGCACTGAATGATATTAGAAACAAATGTATGTTCGTTGTGTTCTATAAGACaag GTCGAGCCAATTCTTTGTCAACTTCGATAAATTTGTAgatagagtgaaaaataagtTTAGTATAGGCTCCAAATTTTCGATGAAGTTCGAAGGAAAAGATCTAAATGAAATAAg ATACAATGGAACAGTAGTGGGAGTGAGAGATTTCTCCActcattggaaggattcagaATGGCGAAGTCTAGA ggtGCAATGGGATGAAGCTGCAACAATTCCAAGACCTGATAAGGTATCTCCATGGGAGATTGAGCTGTTAACACATTCATCAAACATTTCCAAGTCAGATGATCTAAAACATAAAAGTCAAATCGAAGTACATGAGTTTG GTTCAAAAATGTGGGCTCCTACCTTGTCCCAAGGCCAAGAATTTAGACAGTCAAGCATACAATCTTCCATGAGATTATCATTCCCTACCATCTACAATGAGCAAATGGTTCAAGCAATGAAAGAAACGCCAACCACAACCGCAACTACTTGCTGCAGACTGTTTGGAGTTGATCTAATGGTTCCCGCTATAACAAAGGATCCAGTGGAACCTATTGACTCATACAAATTTTTTAAGATTTCTAAAATCTTTGAAGACGAAAGGGTTGACCATGTCCAAGCTAAAAGTCGTACTAAG GTTCAAATGGAAGGTGTCATAGAAAGGACTGTAGATTTAACTATATTTGATGGATACAATCAGTTGATCGATGAACTAGAAAGACTCTTTGATATCAAAGGCGAGTTGCATATGCACAATCAATGGAAAATGTTTTTCATATATGATGATGGAGATATGATGATTCTTGGAGACGATCCCTGGCC CAAATTTTGCAATATGGCTAAGTAA
- the LOC106381583 gene encoding NHP2-like protein 1 has product MTVEAVNPKAYPLADSQLAITILDLVQQATNYKQLKKGANEATKTLNRGISEFVVMAADAEPLEILLHLPLLAEDKNVPYVFVPSKQALGRACGVTRPVIACSVTSNEASQLKSQIQQLKDAIEKLLI; this is encoded by the exons ATGACGGTTGAAGCAGTTAACCCTAAGGCCTACCCGTTAGCTGATTCTCAGCTAGCGATAACAATCCTCGATCTTGTCCAGCAAGCTACGAACTACAAACAGCTCAAGAAAGGAGCTAATGAAGCTACCAAGACATTGAACCGTGGTATCTCTGAGTTCGTTGTTATGGCTGCTGATGCCGAGCCTCTCGAgatccttcttcatcttcctcttctcgCTGAAGACAAG AATGTGCCGTATGTGTTTGTGCCATCGAAACAAGCACTTGGAAGAGCATGTGGTGTGACAAGACCCGTGATTGCTTGTTCGGTTACATCAAACGAGGCTAGCCAGTTGAAATCTCAGATTCAGCAGCTTAAGGATGCTATTGAGAAGCTCCTCATCTAA
- the LOC106381584 gene encoding crossover junction endonuclease MUS81, with product MDEERRVLCPENQGLADHVLQKKREYADKPKGLSENLERTFIKAYRNVCDSKDPITTLKDLSHIKGFGKWMLKMTKGYFDNGAETSEQEDLPENCAGNKAKAKKRYTPQRNSVSYALLITLHRETANGKEFMRKAELIDAAEASGLSHAPVGPEKGKGKAGLGNSKREWYSGWSCMTTLIHKGLVVKSSNPAKYMLTDEGREVANDCITRSGLPTLDILSDDDNETANENFISSCTIREQQTAIPSDILEKFTPFGYSKEQVVVAFREVSDGSQDKDPSTLWLSVMCHLRQAEVYNPCPDSRNRRKYSPGPSRPQNCQVDLEGTQAKKSRSSNDGYTLKPSGPTQTCSSSLPSATNIPCLPPLTFGEAFEEAYQVILILDDREQFATKGSRSRKIVDYICSEFKIKIEVRRLPVGDCIWIARHKCLGTEYVLDFIVERKNIDDLRSSIRDNRYRDQKLRLQRSGFKKLIYVVEGDPNQSDAAESIKTACFTTEILEGFDVLRTSGLGETLRKYGHLTKSIHQYYKSLVNDDDGQNKAASYPCFDGFVKRCQDLDKMTISDVFAIQLMQVPQVTEEIAIAVLDMYPTLVSLASSYSQLDGNVSAQEEMLRNRSNSVISATASKNIFKLVWAE from the exons ATGGATGAGGAGAGAAGGGTGCTCTGCCCAGAGAACCAAGGATTAGCGGATCATGTGTTGCAGAAGAAGCGAGAGTACGCAGATAAGCCCAAGGGTCTGTCCGAGAACCTGGAGAGGACATTTATCAAGGCGTATCGAAATGTGTGCGACTCCAAGGATCCCATTACCACACTCAAAGACTTATCCCACATAAA GGGCTTTGGCAAGTGGATGCTTAAGATGACGAAAGGATATTTTGATAATGGAGCTGAAACTTCTGAACAAGAAGATTTACCTGAAAACTGTGCTG GGAACAAGGCTAAGGCAAAAAAACGGTACACTCCGCAAAGAAACTCTGTGTCTTATGCATTACTAATAACGTTGCACAG AGAGACAGCGAATGGAAAGGAGTTCATGCGCAAAGCAGAGCTTATTGATGCTGCTGAAGCAAGTGGGCTCTCACACGCTCCTGTTGG TCCAGAGAAAGGAAAAGGGAAAGCAGGACTTGGAAACTCTAAGAGGGAGTGGTATAGTGGATGGAGCTGCATGACTACTCTTATACACAAGGGTTTAGTGGTCAAATCTAGCAACCCTGCAAA GTACATGCTGACAGATGAAGGTCGGGAAGTAGCAAATGATTGTATCACACGATCTGGATTACCTACACTTGACATCTTATCAGATGATGATAATGAAACAGCTAATGAAAATTTCATCTCCTCTTGTACCATTAGAGAACAACAAACAGCCATTCCTAGTGATATTCTTGAAAAG TTTACACCGTTTGGGTATTCTAAGGAACAAGTCGTTGTTGCATTCAGAGAAGTTTCAGATGGATCTCAGGACAAAGATCCATCAACTCTCTGGTTATCTGTAATGTGCCATCTTCGTCAAGCAGAAGTTTATAATCCCTGTCCGGACTCTCGAAACAGAAGGAAATATTCACCAGGACCTTCTAGACCGCAAAATT GTCAAGTTGATCTGGAGGGAACTCAGGCTAAGAAGTCCCGCTCTAGCAATGATGGATACACCTTAAAACCATCTGGTCCAACGCAAACCTGCTCATCTTCT CTGCCTTCAGCTACTAATATCCCATGCCTTCCTCCTCTTACATTTGGAGAAGCATTTGAGGAAGCTTATCAAGTGATCTTGATACTCGATGACCGGGAACAGTTTGCCACTAAGGG ATCACGATCCAGGAAAATAGTTGATTACATATGCTCTGAATTCAAGATCAAGATTGAG GTTAGAAGATTACCAGTAGGGGACTGTATCTGGATCGCCAGGCACAAGTGCCTTGGTACTGAGTATGTTCTGGACTTCATtgttgagaggaagaacattGATGATTTGCGCTCCTCAATCAGAGACAATCGCTATAGAGACCAAAAGCTTAGACTTCAG AGATCTGGATTCAAGAAGCTGATATACGTCGTGGAAGGGGATCCAAACCAGTCTGATGCAGCAGAAAGCATCAAAACAGC TTGTTTCACAACGGAGATTCTGGAGGGGTTTGATGTGTTGAGGACAAGCGGGCTTGGTGAGACGCTGAGAAAATATGGTCATCTCACTAAATCAATACACCAGTACTACAAGTCGCTGGTGAATGATGATGATGGCCAGAACAAAGCGGCGTCGTATCCTTGTTTTGATGGTTTTGTGAAAAGGTGTCAAGATCTTGATAAAATGACGATCAGCGATGTGTTTGCCATTCAGCTTATGCAG GTTCCGCAGGTAACTGAGGAAATAGCCATAGCTGTTCTTGACATGTACCCAACACTTGTATCTCTTGCTTCTTCCTATTCTCAACTa GACGGGAATGTGTCAGCACAAGAAGAGATGTTGAGAAACAGGAGCAACAGTGTGATTTCTGCAACTGCTAGTAAGAATATATTCAAGCTAGTTTGGGCTGAGTGA
- the LOC106381585 gene encoding transcription initiation factor IIF subunit alpha — protein sequence MTDLNPYIRWLYPLFLYSPERQNLSPFSETQILIAISDPKKGKKTTPWIGSKMSHCLILKPACMGCGSRSDLYGSSCRHMTLCLKCGKTMAENKAKCLDCGTVLTRLIREYNVRAATPTDKNYFIGRFASGLPNLKKGSDENKWSLRKDIPQGRQFTDAQREKLKKKPWILEDETGQFQYQGQLEGSQSATYYLLVMQNKEFVAIPAGSWYNFNKVAQYKQLTLEEAEEKMDNRRKTADGYQRWMMKGGESDKEAGGSSGRGRKKSSGGEEEEEGNVSDRGEEDEEEEASRKSRLGLNKKSNDDDEEGPRGGDLDMDDDDDIEKGDDWEHEDIFTDDDEAVDIDPEEREDLLAPEMPAPPEITQDEEEEGELSTSGKELKKLLGKSNGLNESDEDEDDDEETNFSISKQKDATKEVHIESSPPPKQPAQPSSSAKPSKGKRKLNDVDSKKPSTSSSSAQKKVKAENEEKSNSVSRSNATAVKAEPTPASATGPVTEDEIRAVLMEKKQVTTQDLVNGFKPRLKTREDKNAFADILKKISKIQKNAGSQSVVVLRGI from the exons ATGACGGATCTGAATCCCTATATAAGATGGTTGTATCCCCTCTTCTTGTATTCTCCAGAGAGACAAAATCTTTCTCCTTTCTCTGAAACACAAATTCTAATTGCAATCTCGGACCCGAAG AAAGGCAAGAAAACAACTCCTTGGATCGGATCAAAAATGTCGCACTGTTTAATCCTAAAGCCGGCGTGCATGGGCTGTGGATCACGGTCCGATCTCTACGGAAGCTCGTGCAGGCACATGACGTTGTGTCTAAAGTGTGGCAAAACCATGGCTGAGAACAAAGCCAAGTGTCTCGACTGTGGAACCGTCCTCACCAGATTGATTCGG GAGTATAACGTCCGTGCGGCTACACCCACGGACAAGAACTACTTCATTGGTAGGTTTGCCTCTGGTCTTCCCAATTTAAAGAAGGGCTCTGATGAGAATAAATGGTCTCTTCGTAAAGACATACCACAAGGTCGTCAGTTCACAGACGCACAACGG GAGAAGTTAAAGAAGAAGCCTTGGATCTTGGAAGATGAGACTGGTCAGTTTCAGTACCAGGGGCAACTTGAAGGCTCCCAGTCTGCAACTTACTATCTCTTAGTGATGCAGAACAAGGAGTTTGTCGCTATTCCCGCTGGTTCTTG GTATAACTTCAACAAGGTTGCACAGTATAAGCAACTTACACTGGAAGAAGCGGAGGAGAAGATGGATAACCGTAGAAAAACGGCTGATGGGTATCAGAGGTGGATGATGAAAGGCGGTGAGAGTGACAAAGAGGCGGGTGGAAGCAGTGGCAGGGGTCGTAAGAAGTCATCAGGaggcgaggaagaagaagaaggtaatGTCTCTGACAGAGGAGAGGAAGACGAGGAGGAAGAGGCTTCACGGAAGAGTAGACTCGGTCTTAATAAAAAgagtaatgatgatgatgaagaaggtcCAAGGGGTGGTGATCTTGacatggatgatgatgatgacattgAGAAAG GGGATGATTGGGAGCATGAAGATATTTTCACTGATGATGATGAGGCTGTTGATATTGATCCTGAGGAACGTGAAGATCTTCTGGCACCTGAGATGCCTGCTCCTCCTGAAATAACGCAG gatgaagaagaggagggaGAGTTGAGCACATCTGGTAAAGAGTTGAAGAAGTTGCTTGGTAAGTCTAATGGTTTGAATGAATCTGACGAAGATGAAGACGACGATGAGGAGACAAACTTCAGTATTTCGAAACAGAAGGATGCGACCAAAGAAGTACATATTGAGAGCAGTCCTCCTCCAAAACAGCCAGCACAACCTTCATCTTCTGCAAAACCATCCAAGGGAAAGAGAAAACTGAATGATGTCGATTCTAAAAAGCCTAGCACCAGCAGCAGCTCTGCTCAGAAGAAAGTGAAGGCTGAAAAT GAAGAGAAAAGCAACTCGGTTTCAAGATCCAACGCAACAGCCGTGAAAGCTGAACCAACTCCAGCTTCTGCTACGGGACCTGTGACCGAAGACGAAATCCGCGCTGTTCTGATGGAGAAGAAGCAAGTCACTACACAGGACCTTGTCAACGGGTTCAAGCCAAGACTTAAGACCAGAGAG GACAAGAACGCTTTTGCTGATATTCTGAAGAAGATCTCAAAGATTCAGAAGAATGCTGGTTCTCAAAGCGTCGTCGTTTTGAGGGGAATATGA
- the LOC106378268 gene encoding uncharacterized protein LOC106378268, translating into MTASDGVATSTISAMVVLLISLLAASSAFGVSDKCSTSKAEDNPIVTCTKCGALMWISESTGTDSKTGEPTFTICCNHGQIKLPPIKQPPALLEELLRTRWFRDTIRVYNSILAFTSIGMKMDYSVVHAPGPYTIQIQGQTHHRIGSLIPRQGQPPEHLQLYIFDTGNKIRNRLNAMGQTSTEGNLDETTLERLIEMIDENNCLAKIFRRARDYYESNGTEFNIKLLSDKGKGKEYDLPSTGEVAGLIVGDMSSTIGVRDIVVQFQSDTLQQICDDHPLYMSLQYPLLFPYGKYGFHPEIPLHLETGTSKTRQFLTIRQYYAAQIQTRLNQGMTLVKGGRLLHQYVVDVFTAIEEDRLRWARNNQDILRAGLYSNVLDAVSKGNTDAKIIGQRFILRPSFTGGPRYLVEKYHDAMAICREYENPDLFITMTANPNWREIKEHLERYGGNSPNDRPDIECRVFKMKLDQLLKDFKEGTFFKPYTAALHRIEFQKRGLPHAHILLWFGNSSRTLSAEEVDEIISAELPNKEEDPEAYNLVTKHMIHGPCGVINRKSPCMENNVCTKKYPRPYNDNTSIDISGYLLYRRRRNENKFVVKDGAILNNTFVVPHNVKLLKKYEAHINVEWCNRTSAVKYLFKYITKGVDRASVVIEKGNAATTSDTVPSGEPKERVIKQRNKIQDYIDARYLSACESMWRNFAFHIHKRKPSVEKLIIHLEGEHNITIKSIDNLGRVIHKPGIEKTVFTEWMVLCRRSAFARTLTYVQIPEYFLWNNSTKVWTERKKGKTIGRIVAVHPSASERYYLRILINKIKGPRSYDELKTFNDVKYPDFKSVCHARGYLDNDVEWHESMSEGARTASPFQIRDMFVTFLNNCFVASLKKLWEHSWKSMSENILHKRQRLLGHTNLELDEETLEQYTLIEVKKLMHMHDRSLSVIKEMPKIKPVLLKELGNSLWNQEMDYDRAIYESVLDSVDRKDGKLFFVYGAWSTGKTFLYKTIISRLRSRKQIVLPIASSGIAALLLPNGRTAHSRFNIPLKLSEEKLCNIKPGTMLAELIEKTDLIIWDEAPMTHKHAFEALDKTLKDIMSMKNPPAKDQNFGGKIVLLGGDFRQILPVISQGSRADNVLASISHSYLWNSCHKFSLKTNMRVKQDEKEFSEWLLKVGEGRQESVQEDEDNGYHEQMIIVDNSLVQETKDESLKQVVDAAYGDVNKIKPSEGSYTDKAILTPRNDTVDEINAYTISKTDGESRDYYSYDSFEVSDTQSDQNDTLYAIEYLNSMEFPGFPSHKLTLKVGAPIMYLRNVNKKKGLCNGTRLILTHIGERMLKADIITGSHIGDEVLIPRIVLLHDETKLPFTLRRRQFPIRLCYAMTINKSQGQSLKEVILYLPRHVFAHGQLYVALSRVTSKAGLKIIKSGDSHPRKVKNIVYKYSSYQPKGIKVNAPSLMMDISLFPSSPTQKIPRHLHVLFVEKFNQLIYDFRLF; encoded by the exons ATGACTGCCTCGGATGGTGTAGCTACTTCGACTATCTCCGCCATGGTCGTTCTTCTCATTTCATTGTTGGCGGCTTCCTCTGCTTTTGGGGTTTCTG ATAAATGCTCCACATCTAAAGCCGAAGATAACCCAATCGTAACATGCACAAAATGTGGTGCATTAATGTGGATTTCGGAAAGCACTGGTACAGACTCCAAAACCGGTGAACCAACATTCACAATTTGCTGTAATCATGGCCAAATAAAGCTTCCTCCGATCAAGCAACCTCCAGCCCTGTTAGAAGAACTTCTTCGGACTAGGTGGTTTCGAGATACCATCCGTGTCTATAATTCTATACTGGCTTTCACCTCCATTGGAATGAAAATGGATTATAGTGTGGTGCATGCGCCCGGTCCTTACACTATACAGATCCAAGGTCAAACCCACCATAGAATAGGCTCGCTTATACCGCGACAAGGCCAACCCCCAGAACATCTCCAGCTTTACATATTTGATACGGGCAACAAAATCAGAAACCGTTTAAATGCGATGGGGCAAACCTCAACAGAAGGTAATCTTGATGAGACAACCTTAGAGCGCCTTATCGAGATGATTGATgagaataattgtttggctaaGATTTTCCGACGGGCACGTGACTACTACGAAAGCAATGGGACAGAGTTTAATATTAAGTTGCTCTCAGATAAAGGGAAAGGAAAAGAATACGATCTTCCGAGTACAGGTGAGGTCGCCGGCCTTATCGTAGGGGATATGTCATCAACAATTGGAGTACGAGATATAGTGGTCCAATTCCAATCTGACACTTTGCAGCAGATATGTGATGATCACCCACTATACATGAGCCTCCAATATCCTCTTCTGTTTCCATATGGTAAGTATGGATTTCACCCCGAGATCCCATTACATCTTGAGACAGGCACCTCGAAAACAAGGCAATTCCTAACCATACGCCAATACTACGCTGCTCAGATACAAACGCGTCTCAACCAAGGGATGACGTTGGTTAAAGGTGGTCGTCTCCTCCATCAATATGTTGTGGACGTTTTTACAGCAATCGAAGAAGATCGGCTAAGGTGGGCGAGGAATAATCAAGATATTTTGAGAGCCGGACTCTACAGTAATGTACTCGATGCTGTTAGCAAGGGTAACACTGATGCTAAAATTATTGGTCAAAGATTCATACTGCGGCCAAGTTTCACCGGTGGGCCCCGATACTTAGTTGAAAAATACCATGATGCGATGGCTATTTGCAGAGAATATGAGAATCCAGATTTGTTTATCACAATGACGGCCAATCCTAACTGGAGAGAGATCAAAGAGCATCTTGAGAGATATGGTGGAAACTCTCCCAATGATAGACCAGACATTGAATGTCGAGTCTTCAAAATGAAGTTAGATCAGCTACTCAAGGATTTTAAAGAAGGGACTTTTTTCAAGCCATACACGGCAGCCCTCCACAGGATAGAGTTTCAAAAAAGAGGGCTCCCTCATgcacatatattattgtggtttGGAAACTCTTCAAGAACACTAAGTGCAGAGGAAGTAGATGAAATTATTTCAGCCGAGCTcccaaacaaagaagaagaccCGGAAGCTTACAATTTAGTGACAAAACACATGATCCATGGTCCATGTGGGGTCATTAATCGGAAGTCACCATGTATGGAGAATAATGTGTGCACAAAAAAGTATCCTCGACCGTATAATGACAATACTTCGATTGACATATCAGGGTATCTATTATATCGTCGCCGTCGGAATGAAAATAAGTTTGTGGTGAAGGATGGTGCAATCCTGAACAACACATTTGTCGTACCTCATAACGTTAAGCTCCTGAAGAAGTACGAAGCTCATATTAATGTTGAATGGTGTAATCGTACAAGTGCAGTGAAGTACTTATTCAAGTACATAACAAAGGGTGTTGACAGAGCATCTGTAGTTATTGAAAAAGGGAATGCGGCAACTACCTCTGACACAGTACCTTCTGGGGAACCAAAGGAAAGAGTAATAAAGCAACGGAATAAGATCCAAGACTACATTGATGCTCGGTATTTATCAGCTTGTGAGTCTATGTGGCGTAATTTCGCATTCCACATACATAAAAGAAAGCCATCAGTTGAGAAGCTTATTATTCACTTAGAAGGTGAGCATAATATCACAATTAAATCAATTGATAACCTCGGCCGTGTAATCCACAAGCCAGGTATTGAGAAGACGGTGTTCACTGAATGGATGGTCTTATGCAGAAGGTCAGCGTTTGCACGTACGTTAACTTATGTGCAAATACCTGAATATTTCTTATGGAACAACAGTACCAAAGTCTGGACGGAAcgtaaaaaaggaaaaaccaTTGGAAGAATCGTGGCTGTCCATCCATCCGCAAGTGAGCGATACTATCTGAGGATCCTCATAAATAAGATTAAGGGTCCTAGAAGTTATGACGAGCTGAAAACGTTTAACGATGTGAAATACCCTGACTTCAAATCGGTTTGCCACGCACGAGGATATTTGGACAATGATGTTGAATGGCACGAGAGTATGTCAGAGGGTGCTAGAACGGCTTCTCCATTCCAAATCCGCGATATGTTTGTCACATTCCTAAACAATTGCTTCGTTGCCAGCCTTAAAAAGCTATGGGAACACTCATGGAAATCAATGAGCGAGAATATACTTCACAAGAGACAAAGGCTCTTAGGTCACACAAATCTTGAACTGGATGAAGAAACCCTTGAGCAATACACGTTAATCGAAGTGAAAAAGTTGATGCACATGCATGACCGCTCATTAAGTGTTATTAAAGAGATGCCAAAGATCAAACCTGTTTTGCTAAAAGAATTGGGGAACAGTTTGTGGAACCAAGAAATGGATTACGAT CGTGCGATCTACGAATCAGTCTTAGACTCTGTTGATAGAAAGGATGGCAAACTATTCTTTGTATATGGCGCATGGAGCACAGGAAAAACATTCCTATACAAAACCATTATATCCAGACTTCGCTCAAGGAAACAAATCGTTCTGCCGATTGCTTCTTCAGGAATAGCCGCATTACTACTACCTAACGGGAGAACCGCTCATTCTCGATTTAATATTCCGTTGAAGCTCTCCGAAGAGAAGCTCTGCAACATCAAACCAGGTACAATGCTGGCTGAACTTATTGAGAAAACGGACCTCATAATTTGGGATGAGGCACCTATGACACACAAGCATGCTTTCGAAGCACTTGACAAAACTTTGAAGGACATAATGTCTATGAAAAATCCACCAGCAAAAGATCAAAATTTTGGCGGCAAGATAGTTTTGTTAGGTGGTGATTTTAGACAGATCTTACCAGTAATTTCACAAGGTAGTAGAGCAGATAATGTCTTAGCTTCGATAAGTCATTCATATCTATGGAATAGCTGCCACAAGTtctctttaaaaacaaatatgcgAGTCAAACAGGACGAGAAAGAGTTCTCTGAGTGGCTTCTCAAAGTCGGGGAAGGTCGTCAAGAATCAGTACAAGAAGATGAGGATAATGGCTACCATGAACAAATGATAATCGTCGACAACTCATTGGTCCAAGAGACTAAGGATGAATCATTAAAACAAGTTGTCGATGCTGCATATGGTGATGTCAACAAAATAAAGCCCTCCGAAGGTTCCTACACTGATAAAGCTATACTCACACCCCGAAATGATACCGTCGATGAAATCAATGCATATACAATCTCCAAAACCGACGGGGAGTCAAGAGACTACTACAGCTACGATAGCTTCGAGGTTTCGGATACTCAGTCTGACCAAAATGATACATTATACGCGATTGAGTATCTCAATTCCATGGAATTTCCAGGATTTCCTTCTCATAAACTCACTCTCAAAGTTGGGGCCCCAATTATGTATCTGCGAaacgtaaacaaaaaaaaaggtttatgcAACGGTACCCGTTTAATCTTAACCCACATAGGCGAAAGAATGCTTAAGGCAGACATAATCACTGGGTCACACATTGGAGACGAAGTTTTAATCCCAAGAATTGTTCTCTTGCATGATGAAACAAAGCTGCCGTTCACTTTGCGTCGACGACAATTCCCTATCAGATTGTGTTATGCAATGACAATCAACAAAAGCCAAGGGCAAAGTTTAAAAGAGGTTATCCTATATCTACCTAGACATGTCTTCGCACATGGTCAACTGTACGTGGCTCTCTCACGTGTGACGAGCAAAGCAGGATTAAAAATCATCAAAAGCGGAGATTCACACCCACGAAAGGTGAAGAACATAGTCTACAAA TATTCTAGCTATCAACCGAAAGGAATCAAAGTTAACGCTCCTTCCCTGATGATGGATATCTCATTATTTCCAA GTTCTCCAACTCAAAAAATCCCAAGACATCTACACGTCCTCTTCGTCGAAAAGTTCAACCAACTTATTTATGATTTCCGcttgttttaa
- the LOC106379568 gene encoding uncharacterized protein LOC106379568 yields the protein MDAKFFVDFLPEGDDDFARMTWMLVDIICLPVVFPKPNVIVLSKHMEKEAVGCFQGMYFNGVGVLLSKTEPGWLVPDESSAFKLTRLFEQRLDCEKPQREDTLANSVGDSVKDYPCARLQREANVSS from the exons ATGGATGCCAAATTTTTTGTCGATTTCTTACCCGAGG GGGATGATGACTTTGCGAGAATGACTTGGATGTTAGTGGACATTATTTGTTTGCCCGTGGTATTTCCTAAACCAAATGTTATCGTACTCTCAAAACACATGGAAAAAGAGGCTGTTGGTTGTTTCCAAGGCATGTATTTTAACGGTGTTGGGGTTCTCTTATCCAAAACTGAACCTGGCTGGCTTGTTCCTGATGAGAGTTCAGCATTTAAACTTACAAGGCTATTTGAACAACGTCTTGACTGTGAGAAGCCGCAGAGAGAGGATACCCTTGCAAACTCTGTCGGCGACTCTGTCAAGGACTACCCTTGTGCGCGCCTCCAAAGGGAGGCCAATGTATCTTCTTGA
- the LOC106378269 gene encoding putative B3 domain-containing protein At4g12617: protein MERKNNKTSKASSKRKNNEIFNPVSQWNIIITLTASDTDSSNTITIPKELVEAKIFPLWGSKRCKGLLKPDSFEMVHLYEHHSKVTRGVAMKKDEHGNFKLCGLPSVLGGRPFKTGDVIGFWWDTHWGRLNFELLVIA, encoded by the coding sequence ATGGAAAGGAAAAATAACAAGACGTCGAAAGCCAGttcaaaaaggaaaaataacgAGATTTTCAATCCAGTCAGCCAGTGGAACATCATTATAACGTTGACAGCATCAGACACAGATTCGAGCAATACGATAACGATCCCGAAAGAGTTAGTAGAAGCCAAGATCTTTCCTCTGTGGGGTAGCAAACGTTGCAAAGGATTGCTAAAACCTGACTCGTTCGAGATGGTGCATCTCTATGAGCACCATTCTAAAGTTACAAGAGGTGTGGCAATGAAGAAAGATGAGCATGGAAACTTCAAGCTATGTGGATTGCCTTCCGTTCTCGGGGGAAGACCTTTCAAGACGGGTGATGTTATTGGGTTTTGGTGGGATACACATTGGGGTAGGCTTAATTTCGAACTACTCGTGATTGCTTAG